The sequence GAATGGCTGAAGGCGCGCAGCGAGGTCGATGCCGCGCGCATCGGCATCATCGGCAACAGTTTCGGATCGTTCTTCGCGACGCTTGCCGCCGCCTGGGAGCCGCGCTACTGCGCCGCCGCGATCACCTCGATCTGCCTGGAGCCCGCCGGCGAGACCATCTTCCAGAAGGCCTCGCCGACCTTCAAGCATCGGTTCATGTACATGTCGGGCTTCACCGACGAGGCGCGCTTCGACCGCATGCGCAAGTCGATGACGCTCGAACCGCATGCGAAGCGCATCCGCATGCCCTTCCTGTGCGTGGCTGGCGAGCGCGACGAGCTGTGCCCGGTCGAATGGGCATACCGCACGGTCGATGCGATGCGCGGCCCGACGCAGCTGATGGTGTACCAGGAGTCCCGGCACTCGGTCGGCAACGTGCCCTCGACGGTACTTGGCCCCAACCCGCCGTCGATGAGCGCCGACTGGATGCTCGATCGCCTCAACGGCGTCCCCTTCGAAAGTGCCCGCCTGTTCGTCGAGGCGAACGGCAACGTCGTCACGAGGAACCAGCCATGATCGCCACCGATCACGCAACCCACCGCGCCGTGCGCCTCGCCCGCGGCCTGCTCGCTGGCGCCCTCATCGCCGCAGCCGGCGCGGCCGCCGCGCAGGCGGCGTTCCCGGTCAAGCCGGTGCGCGTCATCGTCACCTTCTCAGCCGGCGGTGCGGCCGACTTCACCGCGCGCGTGGTCGCCGAACGGCTGACCGACCTGTGGAAGCAGCAGGTGCTGGTCGAGAATCGCGTCAGCGCCGGTGGCAATGTCGGTGTCGAAGCCGTGGTGCGTGCGCCGGCGGACGGCTACACGCTATTGCTCGCCTCGTCCGCGCAGCCGATCAACGTCGCGCTCTATCCGAAGCTGCCGTTCGACCTGTTCAAGGACCTCGCACCGATCGCGCTGGTCACGGTGTCGCCGATGGCACTGGCCGTGAATCCGCGGGCGAAAGAGACCGACCTGCGTGCGTTCACCGCGAACATGCGCGCGAATCCGGGCAAGCTGTCCTACGCTACTTGCGGCATCGCCACTTCGCACCACTTCGCGTTCGAACTGTACAAGTTCCAGGCGAAGCTCAACGCGCTGCACATTCCGTATCGCGGCTGCGCGGCGGCGGTGGCCGACGCAGTGGGTGGACAGGTCGACACGGTGATGTCTTCGCTCAACACGCTCCTGCCGCACCAGGCGGGGGGCCGGCTGAGGGTACTGGCGATCACCGCGCGCAACCGCTCTGCCTCTGCGCCCGACGTGCCGACCTTCCGCGAATCGGGCGTGCCCGAGTTGAAGGACTACGCGAGCAGCGTGTACTACGGGTTCATGGCGCCGGCGGCAACCCCGCCCGACATCGTGGCGAAGATCGAGGCCGACCTGCGCAAGGTGATGGCCTTGCCCGAAGTCGCGCAGAAGGTGGCCGGCGGCGGGCTCGAAGTGGCTTTCGCGAGCGGCGCCGAGATGATGGCCACGATGCGTACCGACGCAGAGCAGTTGCGCAGGATCGTCGAGTTCGCGGGCATCAAGCCCGAGTGATCGTACCGCCCGGGTTCAGTCGAACCCGGGCGGTGGCGTGAAACCGCGATGCCCTGCTTCGAGCAGGCGCGCGAGCGCGATGCAGCGCAGGTCGGCATGTTCCGGCCCGATCACCTGCAGGCCTATCGGCAGGTTTCCGGCCCTGGCACGGCCAGCCGGTATCGTCGTCGCCGGCAGGTTGGCCGCCGACGCGAGGCCGATCCAGAAGTAGGTGTCCGACATCGGCCGCTGCACGCCATCGACGTCGAGCCGATGCAGCGGCTTGGGCAGGTCGCGGATATGCGGGAAGGCCGGTGTCGGCGAGACCGGCGCGATCAGCGCATGGTGCTGGCCGAAGAAGGTCTCCCATGCGTCGCGCAGCCGCTGGCGTTCGGCGTTGCGTTCCAGCCATTCCCGATGCGACTGGGTCAGGCCACGCAGCATCAGCGCCTCGTAGCCACGATCGGCCGGGTCGAGCGCGGCCGCGGCGGGTGCGAGCGCGGCGATCGACGTACGGTCGCGGCGGAACGACGTCGAGCCGCGCGCGAGCGCGAGGAACAGTTCGTAGTAGTCGCGCGAGGGGATCGGCAGCGCGGGGTCGATCG comes from Rhodocyclaceae bacterium and encodes:
- a CDS encoding tripartite tricarboxylate transporter substrate binding protein, which gives rise to MIATDHATHRAVRLARGLLAGALIAAAGAAAAQAAFPVKPVRVIVTFSAGGAADFTARVVAERLTDLWKQQVLVENRVSAGGNVGVEAVVRAPADGYTLLLASSAQPINVALYPKLPFDLFKDLAPIALVTVSPMALAVNPRAKETDLRAFTANMRANPGKLSYATCGIATSHHFAFELYKFQAKLNALHIPYRGCAAAVADAVGGQVDTVMSSLNTLLPHQAGGRLRVLAITARNRSASAPDVPTFRESGVPELKDYASSVYYGFMAPAATPPDIVAKIEADLRKVMALPEVAQKVAGGGLEVAFASGAEMMATMRTDAEQLRRIVEFAGIKPE